From Eriocheir sinensis breed Jianghai 21 chromosome 16, ASM2467909v1, whole genome shotgun sequence, a single genomic window includes:
- the LOC126999283 gene encoding collagen alpha-2(VIII) chain-like, with protein MARHVLVLVLALLASSPLVQDKKINNNVSLSRTLRQVQQELMQPILNPPIPTSIGHYLGTDQQIDYCQRDEVLVLGGCHSLLTRGPCKEDEYVVLDPADQKGFCAPRLCAPDRIFVFSDQQCHDPRTTQLCPPGRQLYQTSYGTPVCQCPDGTYEGDDDLDDDVCDPLLGQTLSCPPGQVLWFRDFRMPPECLPDPCGGVNLNRGPNDLPFVPSAADGKCYQLGQRPAVCPAQTWYSLALETLRGVCNSLEDAGYQVFDEETLAFFTRTYGPPIAREATAPIPTQAPGAPQAGQGFVGQARGTAAGIPGQAGTADQGFPGFAGAPGFPGQPGFAGLPGQAGTTGIPGQPGTAGQGFTVQPGTTTQGFPGFTGIPGQARTPGFSSQPGFAGIPGQPSTSSFPGTTEQGFTGFTGIPGQPDASDPGFTGQPGFTGTPGRPRTPGFAGQPGTAGIPGQAGVPGGQVFAGQPGVSGQGFRGQPGFPGQPGQGFGGQHGAPGQFGQGFRGQPGTATSAGRPGATPTTVQVGQSFPVGPPTTGGQRFSGQGFSGQGFNPGFPGQAFPGQAFPGHSFSGHSFPGQTFPGQAFPGQAFPGQAFPGQAFPGQTFPGQGAFSQGATNSSGGQVFVGQPAVSRGHSTTSTSGHSTTTITGTTTTTGQVGTPPGFRQTTTLGPAISTTYGTTSHTSQGATPSIGVPQRPGTPRGGSHRGHPAHITSRGHPQPPTASPSVLQLHPIGPPPTNTHRTGFPSSAHSRPTFMSQASPVLSPRMPVPPPGHIPPSGQFLPGFFISNEQQSLEMFGLPGMAMYNPQFGRSMSSQQSFGDHSLGQSDYNVVMADLLAHRTGLNRRDADLSFLQKSPGHPDQGFFNGVQSIMSGVLENPVYVQPQSQPKSLYAQSSPAPVQHHRARRTPLPHATPGNVFETRLVACRAGAQRDINAKCRNTVLPAASPVKRNLRAVPPVPPRPGCPTGQAYDRRRRCTSTSEAVNSINAFNLGK; from the exons ATGGCTCGccacgtcctcgtcctcgtcctcgccctcctcgcctcctcgccTTTAGTGCAGGACAAGAAGATCAACAACAac gTCAGCCTCAGCAGGACCCTTCGGCAGGTGCAGCAGGAGCTCATGCAGCCCATCCTCAACCCACCCATCCCCACCTCCATAGGACACTACCTCG GCACCGACCAGCAGATCGACTACTGCCAGCGGGACGAGGTGCTGGTGCTGGGCGGGTGCCACAGCCTGCTGACGCGCGGCCCCTGCAAGGAGGACGAGTATGTGGTCCTGGACCCCGCAGACCAAAAGGGCTTCTGCGCGCCCAGACTCTGCGCCCCCGACAGGATCTTCGTCTTCAGCGACCAGCAGTGCCACGACCCCAGGACCACGCAGCTTTGTCCCC CGGGCCGCCAGCTGTACCAGACGTCGTACGGAACCCCGGTGTGCCAGTGTCCCGACGGCACGTACGAGGGCGACGACGACTTGGACGACGACGTGTGCGACCCCCTGCTGGGCCAGACCCTCTCGTGCCCCCCcggacag GTGCTGTGGTTCAGGGACTTCCGCATGCCCCCCGAGTGCCTACCGGACCCCTGCGGCGGCGTCAACCTCAACAGGGGCCCCAACGATCTGCCTTTCGTGCCCTCGGCGGCGGACGGGAAGTGTTACCAGCTGGGCCAG AGGCCGGCTGTGTGTCCCGCCCAGACGTGGTACTCGCTCGCCCTTGAGACTCTCCGCGGCGTGTGTAACAGCCTTGAGGACGCAGGCTACCAGGTCTTTGATGAGGAAACACTCGCCTTCTTCACCAGGACGTACGGACCCCCCATCGCCAGGGAGGCCACCGCCCCCATCCCCACGCAGGCCCCCGGGGCACCTCAGGCCGGGCAAGGGTTCGTCGGCCAGGCAAGAGGCACGGCCGCTGGAATTCCTGGCCAAGCTGGAACCGCTGATCAAGGCTTCCCTGGGTTTGCTGGAGCCCCTGGTTTTCCCGGTCAACCTGGATTCGCTGGTCTTCCTGGACAAGCCGGAACCACTGGCATTCCTGGTCAACCTGGAACTGCTGGTCAAGGGTTTACTGTCCAGCCTGGAACTACAACTCAAGGATTCCCTGGATTTACAGGTATTCCAGGTCAGGCTAGAACCCCTGGATTTTCTAGCCAGCCTGGCTTTGCTGGCATTCCCGGCCAGCCATCAACGTCTAGTTTTCCTGGAACCACGGAGCAAGGCTTCACGGGCTTCACTGGTATTCCCGGCCAGCCTGACGCGTCTGACCCAGGCTTTACTGGACAGCCTGGCTTCACGGGCACGCCTGGACGGCCTAGAACCCCTGGATTTGCTGGTCAGCCTGGAACAGCCGGTATTCCTGGCCAGGCTGGCGTCCCCGGCGGCCAAGTATTTGCTGGGCAGCCCGGCGTGTCTGGCCAAGGGTTCAGGGGCCAACCCGGGTTCCCCGGACAGCCTGGTCAAGGATTTGGAGGCCAGCATGGTGCCCCTGGACAGTTTGGTCAAGGGTTTAGGGGCCAGCCGGGGACCGCCACATCCGCCGGACGCCCCGGGGCAACACCCACCACCGTACAGGTCGGCCAAAGCTTCCCTGTCGGCCCTCCTACTACCGGCGGCCAAAGATTTAGTGGTCAAGGATTCTCCGGTCAAGGGTTTAATCCAGGATTCCCCGGGCAAGCGTTCCCTGGTCAAGCGTTCCCGGGACACAGCTTCTCAGGACACAGTTTTCCAGGTCAAACCTTCCCTGGCCAAGCCTTCCCCGGCCAAGCCTTCCCCGGGCAAGCCTTCCCCGGCCAGGCCTTCCCCGGCCAAACCTTCCCTGGTCAAGGCGCCTTCAGCCAGGGCGCCACCAACAGTAGCGGCGGCCAGGTGTTCGTGGGTCAGCCGGCGGTGTCACGCGGCCACTCTACCACCAGCACCTCgggccactccaccaccaccatcaccggcaccaccaccaccacaggacaGGTAGGGACCCCGCCTGGCTTCAGGCAGACCACTACCCTAGGCCCGGCCATCTCCACCACATATGGGACCACTAGCCACACCTCCCAGGGGGCCACACCATCCATAGGAGTGCCACAGAGGCCAGGAACACCCAGGGGCGGCTCTCACAGAGGTCACCCGGCGCACATCACCTCCAGAGGCCACCCACAACCTCCCACAGCCTCGCCCTCGGTTCTCCAGCTACACCCGATCGGTCCACCGCCCACGAATACCCACAGAACAGGTTTCCCATCCTCAGCTCACAGCCGGCCGACTTTCATGTCCCAGGCGTCCCCGGTTCTCAGCCCACGCATGCCCGTACCCCCCCCCGGCCACATACCCCCGTCCGGCCAGTTCCTGCCCGGCTTCTTCATCAGCAACGAGCAACAGTCGCTGGAGATGTTCGGACTGCCGGGCATGGCGATGTACAACCCACAGTTCGGGAGGTCAATGAGTAGTCAGCAAAGTTTCGGTGACCACTCCTTGGGCCAGTCTGACTACAACGTGGTGATGGCCGACCTGCTGGCACACAGGACGGGGCTCAACAGACGCGACGCTGACCTCAGTTTCCTCCAGAAGTCGCCAGGGCACCCTGATCAAGGGTTCTTTAACGG AGTCCAATCCATCATGTCTGGCGTCCTGGAGAACCCCGTTTACGTCCAGCCACAGAGTCAGCCAAAGAGCCTATACGCCCAATCGTCTCCGGCCCCCGTGCAGCACCACAGGGCCCGCCGCACCCCCCTACCGCACGCCACCCCCGGGAACGTGTTCGAGACCCGCCTGGTGGCCTGCCGCGCCGGAGCCCAACGAGACATCAACGCCAAGTGCAGGAATAC gGTTCTGCCGGCCGCCTCCCCCGTCAAGAGGAACCTCCGGGCCGTCCCCCCCGTGCCCCCCCGTCCCGGCTGTCCCACG GGCCAGGCGTACGACAGGAGGCGACGCTGTACCTCCACCAGCGAGGCCGTCAACTCCATCAACGCTTTCAATTTAGGGAAGTGA